GGATATCGTTGGTGATGTGAAGTTCTTCACAAATTTGGTGTGATATTAGTCACCCTGATCGGCCATGTCAAGCTTAAAAGAGCCTCCCATCGGAAAAAATCTGATCCGGAGGCCGCCGCGACGAAGGGCCCGGGCGAAGGGGGAGACGGAATGGTTCAAAAAGGCGCCGGGAGCCGTCTCCGAAACCCCATTCGGCTCGTCATGACGGATATTCACCAAATGAATGATACGTTCAACATTATAGTTAAAAGCAATTTGACAGGGGCGGAGCCGGGGGGTAGCAGTAAGGAAAAATGGGGAAAACGGAACGGTCCATGGACATGCTTTACTTCGACAATGCCGCCACGACGTGGCCCAAGCCTCCGGGAATGCTCGACGCGATGATCCGTTACCAGGAAACGGTGGGGGGAAGCCCGGGGCGGTCCGGCCATCGTCTGGCCATCGAGGCGGCCCGCGTCGTTTACGACGCCCGCGAGGCGGTGGCGGAACTTTTCGGTATTGACGACCCTTCCCGCGTCGCCTTCACCAAAAACGGCACTGAGGGTCTGAACATCGTCATCCGGGGGTTGCTGAAACGGGGGGACCATTGCGTCACCTCCAGCATGGAACATAACGCCGTCATGCGTCCCCTGCGGGACATGGAAACCCGCGGCGTCGCCCTGTCCGTCGTCCCCTGCGCGACCGACGGTATGCTGAACCCGGCGGACCTGGAGGGGGCCATCCGGCCGGAAACCCGGCTCATCGTCCTCACCCATGCCAGCAACGTGACGGGTACGATTATGCCCGTCGCCGAGGTGGGGGCTATCGCCCGGCGTTACGGTGTTCCGCTTCTGGTCGATGCCGCCCAAACGGCGGGAGCGGTGCCCCTCGACGTCGGGACCATGCATATCGACTTCCTGGCCTTCACGGGGCACAAGTCCCTCTTCGGCCCCCAGGGAACGGGGGGGCTCTACATCCGCGGGGGACTCGACGAAACAACGCCGCCCCTCATGATGGGCGGTACGGGGAGCCGGTCGGAGTTTGAGGAACAGCCGGATTTCA
Above is a genomic segment from Deltaproteobacteria bacterium containing:
- a CDS encoding aminotransferase class V-fold PLP-dependent enzyme; the encoded protein is MLYFDNAATTWPKPPGMLDAMIRYQETVGGSPGRSGHRLAIEAARVVYDAREAVAELFGIDDPSRVAFTKNGTEGLNIVIRGLLKRGDHCVTSSMEHNAVMRPLRDMETRGVALSVVPCATDGMLNPADLEGAIRPETRLIVLTHASNVTGTIMPVAEVGAIARRYGVPLLVDAAQTAGAVPLDVGTMHIDFLAFTGHKSLFGPQGTGGLYIRGGLDETTPPLMMGGTGSRSEFEEQPDFMPDKYESGTQNTIGLAGLRAGIAFVRAEGVEAIRRKELALTGAFLDGVGCLKGVRVYGPRDPEKRTAVVSFNIDGVTPSEAAARLDEDYGIMCRPGLHCAPLAHRTTGTFPGGSVRFSFGSFNTLEQVEQAIRAVEEIGRSVGEEGTKGLCA